DNA sequence from the Kineococcus endophyticus genome:
GGGCGCTCACGCGGCGCGTTCCCGTCCGGCGAGCTCCAGCGCCAGGTCGAGGGCGGCACCGGCGAGCTCGGCCGTCGCGGTGGGCGAGCTCATGAGCAGCGGACGGCGGCGCACGACGAGACCGGGGCGGGTGGGGGCCTCGTCGCCCGCGGCGATGAGCCAGCCGTCGAGGAAGTCGGCGTAGAGGCCGGCGACCGCGGCGGCCGTCGTCGGCACGCCGATCGCGGCCAGGCACGCGTCGGCCATCCCGCGCACGGGGGCGCCGGCGATGACGGGGGAGACCCCCACGACGGGCGCGGCCGTCTCGACGATCGCCCGCCGGATCCCCGGGACCTGCAGGACGGTGCCGATGGACACGACGGGGTTGCTCGGCGGCAGGACGACGACGTCGGCCTCGCGCAGCGCGTCGAGGACGCCGGGGGCGGGGGAGGCCTGCTCGGCGCCCACGGCCTCGATGCGGACGGCGGGGACGGCGGCGTGCAGGCGGACCCACCACTCCTGGAAGTGGACGCGGCGCTCGGCCCCGTCGGGACCGTCGGCGAGGTCGACGTGCGTCTCGACGACGTCGTCGGTCATCGGCAGCAGGCGGACACCGGGGGCCCACCGCGCGCACAGGTGCGCCGTGACCTCCGACAGGGTCGCGCCCTCGGCGAGCATCCGCGTCCGCACGAGGTGCGTGGCGATGTCCTTGTCCCCGAGCGTGAACCACGAGGGCTCGGCGCCGTAGGCGGCCAGCTCGTCGGCGACCCCGGACGACTCCTGCGCGCGGCCCCAGCCGCGGACCTCGTCGATGCCGCCGCCGAGGGTGTACATGACGGAGTCGAGGTCGGGGGAGATCCGCAGACCGTGGAAGGTGACGTCGTCGGCCGTGTTGCTGACGACCGTGACCTGCGCCTCGCGCCGCGCGGGGTCGGGGGAGGCCGCCAGGTGCGCCAGCAGCCCGCGCAGGAACCGCGCCCCGCCGACACCGCCGGCGAGGGCCGTGATCCGCAGGGGTCGGCCGGGTCCGTTCACGTCGCTCACGGTCGTCATCATCCCCTGTCGCCCTCCCGGACCCTCCGCGTCACCCGGTCGGACGCACCCTCGGACGTGTGCGCTCGTGTGCCTGGAGTGACGGATGTGGTCAGGGTCTTCGCAAGTGCAGCACGGGATACCACGGCGGGCTTGACTCTCCGGGACGACACGCGTGTAATTCCCCCAGTGGTGGTCGCAGGGTGACTGGCACATCACGGGGAGTGACAGGACCGAGGCTGTGGGGGCCACCAGTGAGTGACGACGTCGAATACCTCGAACTCGAGACCGAGGACACGATCTCCGACGAGGCTGTCGACGCGGCCCTGGCCGAGCGTTCCGCGCTGGGGTTGAGCGCCGACGGGCGCCCCGAGCTGACGCTCGTGGAGATGACCGGCGGGCTCACGGGCCTGTCGGGCCTGACGCCGGAGGACCCGGGCTGGCAGGAGCTGGCCCTGTGCGCGCAGACCGACCCCGAGGCGTTCTTCCCGGAGAAGGGTGGCTCGACGCGGGAGGCCAAGCGGGTCTGCCAGTCCTGCGAGGTCCGCCAGGAGTGCCTGGAGTACGCGCTCGGCAACGACGAGCGCTTCGGCATCTGGGGCGGTCTGAGCGAGCGCGAGCGCCGCCGCCTCAAGCGCCGCATCAGCTGACCCACCGCGCGGCGCACCGCTGACCGGGTGTCCTTCCCGGGCGCCCGGGCGGTGGTGGCGCGACCCTGCTGAAGTCGGGGCCCCGACGTGCCGAGAAGACAGGTCGGGGTGGACCGCCGGTCCGCCGAGCACGGGAGGGAAGCGATGAACCAGTCGATCTGGGAGCGACGCCAAGCCGTCGCCTCCCGCCTCGAGGGCCACGTCCGCCAGGAGCGCCAGGTGCGCGACGAGTTCGAGACGGCCCTGGCCGCGGCTTCGCTCGACGCCCACGACGTCGACCCGGACGGGCACCTGGGGCGCGCGGTGATGGCCGTCGCCCACCTCGCCGCCGACACCCCCGGCTTCGACGTCCTCCTCGGACTGTCCTCCGGCGGGCACGGTGTCCGCGTGCACGCCGGCCCGGACGGTCTGGCGCAGGTGCAGGTCGTCGAGCTGACGACGCGGGAGTCCGAGGCGGGCGCGGACCCCGCCCCGGCAGCGGTCGCCTCCGAGCTGGCCGCCCTCCTCTGGCAGCGCTGACCGGCCCGCTCCGAACGCCGATCTTCTAGAAAAAACGATTCACGAATCATCCGTTCGGCGGCTGAAGGCCCCTAGAAGATCCGACGATCACTCATCCAGCGCCGGTTCCCCGGCGAGCACGTCATCGACGACTGTCCGGTGCGCCTCGTCCGAGGACGCCCGCTGGAAGAGGAGCAAGGATGACCTTCTTGTTGCGTCGCGTCCGGGTGGGCGCACGCTTCGCCATCGCGTTCGGGGTGATCCTGGCGCTGACCCTGCTCACCGGCGTGGTCGCCTACGTCGGGAACCAGGCCCAGACCGAGGCCGTGGAGCAGACCCGCAACACCGCCAAGGTGGTGGCGTACGCGAGCCAGCAGAAGTTCTGGGGCGCCGACGTCTCCGGCTGGCAGACCGGCTTGGCGCTCGACACCTACCGCAAGGGCACGCAGGCTGCGCTGGACCCGGCCTCCCCGAGCCTCGTCGGCCTGGAGAAGGACAAGGCGGGCCTGCGGCTGGACCTGCTCACCGCCCCGCTCAGCATCATGACCCCGTCCGAGCAGGCCATGAACAAGCAGCTCATCCTGCTGTGGGACAACTGGATCGACGCCAACAACCGCGCGCAGATCGCCTACCGCGACAACCGCGTCGCCGACGCCGAGGGCTACCTGCAGAACGGCCTCGACACCTTCGCCAAGATCGTCACGCTGACCGACCAGCTGAAGGCGTCCGTCGAGGCGCGCGACGCCGCCGCCCAGGCCTCCGCCGCGCACACCGCGCGCCTGGCCCAGGGCTTCATCGTCGGCTTCGCCGTCCTGGCCGTCGTGCTCGTGGCCCTCATGCTGCTGGCCCTGATCCGCACCGTCGTCGTCCCGCTGCGCGCGCTCACCGCCCGCGCCGACGAGGTCGCCTCCCAGCGCCTGCCCGAGGCCATCACCGCGGTCCGCGCGCTGCCGGCCGACGCGACGCCGCCCACGCTGCCCGCGTTCTCCGTCACCACCAAGGACGAGCTGGCCGACCTGGCCGTCGCGTTCAACCACGTGCAGGACAGCGCCCTCGACCTCGCCGTCGAGCAGCACCGCGCCGACCGCGCCGCCGCCGAGATGCTCGTCAACCTCGGCCGCCGCAACCAGAACCTCCTGAGCCGCACCCTGGCCTTCCTGGCCGACCTGGAGCGCAACGAGCGGGACCCGCAGGTCCTCGACAAGCTGTTCAAGCTCGACCACCTCTCCACCCGCGTCCGCCGCAACGCCGAGTCGATGCTCGTCCTGGCCGGTGCGGAGCAGACCCGCGCGAAGACCCGTCCGGTCAAGGTCGCCAGCGTCGTCCGCGCCTCGCTGGCCGAGATCGAGGACTACTCCCGCGTCGACCTGTCCACCCTCGACGACGTCACGCTGCACGGCAGCGCCGCCGCCGACACCACGCACCTCCTGGCCGAGCTGCTGGAGAACGCCACCGCCTTCTCCGCCGGCAGCACCCGCGTCGTCGTCACCGGCACCGCCACCCTCGAGGGCGGCTACCGCATCGCCATCGCCGACGCCGGCATCGGCATGAGCGCCGAGGAGCTCGAGGAGGCCAACAGCCGCATCGCCTACGCGGCGCTGACCCGTCCGGACTCCCGCCTCCTCGGTCACCACGTCGTCGGTCTGCTGGCCGACCGCTGGTCGATGGGCGTCGTCCTGTCCGCCGGTGCGAGCGCCGGCATCGTCGCGACCGTCACCCTGCCGCCGTCGCTCCTCGTCGAGGCCCCGGCTGGTGCCCCGGTCGAGGCCCCCGTCGAGGCCGCTGCCGCGGTCGCCCCGGTGACCGCGCCGGTCGTCCCGGTCGCCGAGCCCGCGCTCGTCGCCGCCGTCGCGGCGGTCCAGGCCGCCCCGGTCGTCGAGGCCCCCGTGGCCCCGGCTGCTCCGGTCGCCGCTCCGGTCGCCGCTCCGGTCGCCCACGTGGCGCCCGTCGCCCCGGCCGCTCCCGTCGCCCCGGCCGCTCCCGTCGCGGCGCCCGCCCCGGTCCCGGCCCCCGCGCCGGCTCCGGTCCAGGAGTCGGCCCCGGCCGTCCCCTCGGCCCGCGTCCGCGGTGCCCAGCTCGGCGAGCTCGGCCGTGACCTCGGCCGCACCGCCGACACCGGGTCGGGCCCCGTCGTGGCCTCCCTGCCCGTCGAGGTGCCGGCCCCGGCCGCGCCGGTCGTGCCGACCCGCGTCCGCGGCGCCCAGCTGCCGGACACCGGGGAGGACGCCGCCGCGACGGCGACCACGTCCCGTTCCGCCGAGCAGGTCCGCCGCGGCCTGTCCGGCCTGCAGAGCGGTGTCTCCCGCGCCCGTCGCGAGAGCGCCGAGCAGTCCTCCGACGCGTCCCCCGAGAGCGAGTGACCATGTCCGTCAGCACCGTCAGCACCGTCAGCCAGAACGCGCAGGACGTCAACTTCCTGCTCGAGCGCTTCGTCGCCCAGACCCCCGGCGTGGAACAGGCCATCGGGGTGTCCTCGGACGGGCTGCTCATGACGATGCGGGCCGACCTGGTCCGCGCCGACGCCGACAAGCTCGCCGCCACGGTGTCGGGCCTGACGACGCTGGCCGTCTCGGCCTCCCGCCTGCTGTCCAAGGGCCCGCTGAGCCAGGTCATCACCGAGTTCGGCTCGGGGTACCTGCTGGTGTCCTCGATCGCCGGGCGCGCCTGCCTCGGTGTCGTCACCTCCGCCGACTGCGACCTCGGGCTCGTCGGCTACGAGACGACGATGCTCGTCGAGCGCGTCGGCTCGCTGCTCACGCCCGAGCTCGTCACCGAGCTGAAGACGTCCCTGCAGCTGTGAACCCCGACGAGTTCGCGGAGTTCGACGACTTCGACGAGTTCGACCGCCCGTTCCTCGGTGCCGGGGCACCCGCCCCCACCACCGCTCCGGCCGCCGGGCACCCGGAGGCCGGGCCGGCCGAGGAGCCGGGGGAGGCGCACGATGAGGTCCGCGCCTACCTCCTGACGGGCGGTCGCACGGGCGGCGGCACGGCCGGGATCGCCATGGAGACCACCGCCGTCCTGACCCCGCAGGGGGAGCAGGCGGTGGCCTCCGGTGCCCTCGCCTTCGAACCCGGCCAGGTCCTGCAGGTCTGCGCGCAGGCGCGGTCGGTCGCCGAGGTGGCCGCCCTCGTCGGCATCCCCCTGGGCGTCGCCCAGGTCCTGGTCGGCGACCTCGTCGGCCGTGAACTGCTCATCACGACGTCCACCGCGAAGTCCCTCGCGTTCGACGTCTCGTTCATCGAGAGGTTGATCAACGGTGTCGCTGCCCTCTGACGTCCGGCCGTCCGCTCCCGTCGCCGTGAAACGACCGCCCATCCCGGTGAAGATCCTGGTCTCCGGCGGGTTCGGGGTCGGCAAGACCACGACCGTCGGCGCGCTGTCGGAGATCGAGCCGCTGAGCACCGAGGCCGCCATGACCTCGGCCTCGCTCGGCGTCGACTACGCCGGGGAGGGCAGCCAGAAGACGACGACGACGGTGGCCATGGACTTCGGCCGCGTCACCATCGACGACAGCATCATCCTGTACATGTTCGGCACCCCCGGGCAGGACCGGTTCGGCTTCATGTGGAACGACCTCGCGGACGGGGCCCTCGGCGGCATCGTCCTGGTCGACCCCAGCCGCATCGACGACTGCTTCGTGGCGCTGGACTACTTCGAGAAGATCGGCCTGCCGTTCGTGCTGGCCGTCAACTCCTTCGCGGGCCGCGACCAGCTGACGCTGGACCAGGTCCGCGCCGCCGCCAACGTCGACCCCGCGGTCCCGGTCGTCGCCCTCGACGCCCGCAGCCGCGAGGACGTCAAGCGCGCCGTCCTCACCCTGCTGCAGCTCATCCTGTCGCGGGCCAAGGCGGCCTGACCGGCTCGACACCCGAGGGCTCACTCGCCGTAGCGGGGGTCCACGTCCTCGGGCGGCAGGTCCAGCAGGTGCGCCACCTGCTCGACCACGACGTCGGCGACGAGGTCGTCGAGGTCGTCGCCGTCGGCCCGCGTCTCCAGCGGCCGGCGGTAGAGCACGACACGGGCGGGACGCTGCCCCTGGGCCGGGAACAACCGGCCCAGGGGCACGACGTCGTCCTCCCAGGGGGCCGGGTCCGACGGGGGCACGTCCTCCACGGCGAACTCCACGCCCGCCAGCTGCTCGGCCCAGCGCCGCTCCAGCAGCTCCACGGCGTCCAGGACGAGGTCGTCGAAGCGCTCGGCCCGCGTCCGCGCGGCGGGCAGGGACGCAGGCAGCAGCGGCCCGCGCAGGCCGCGACCGTGGCGGTCACGGCGTCGGCGGGGGCGCGTCTGCGCCCGGCGTCGGAGGACCACCGGGCGAGAGTACCCGCGACCGTCCCCCGCGACGCGCCCTCCCGACGGTGCACAGCAACCGCCCCGGGTGCGGGGTAGCGTGCCGCGCGTGACCACCCGCACCCCAGGAACGAACGCCTCCCGCCCGGGAGCCGGCCGATCCACCGCACCCAGCGCCCGGCGCTGCTCGCGGACCGCCTGCGGGGGCACCGCCGTGGCGACCCTGACCTACGTCTACAGCGACTCCACCGCCGTCCTGGGT
Encoded proteins:
- a CDS encoding HAMP domain-containing protein; its protein translation is MTFLLRRVRVGARFAIAFGVILALTLLTGVVAYVGNQAQTEAVEQTRNTAKVVAYASQQKFWGADVSGWQTGLALDTYRKGTQAALDPASPSLVGLEKDKAGLRLDLLTAPLSIMTPSEQAMNKQLILLWDNWIDANNRAQIAYRDNRVADAEGYLQNGLDTFAKIVTLTDQLKASVEARDAAAQASAAHTARLAQGFIVGFAVLAVVLVALMLLALIRTVVVPLRALTARADEVASQRLPEAITAVRALPADATPPTLPAFSVTTKDELADLAVAFNHVQDSALDLAVEQHRADRAAAEMLVNLGRRNQNLLSRTLAFLADLERNERDPQVLDKLFKLDHLSTRVRRNAESMLVLAGAEQTRAKTRPVKVASVVRASLAEIEDYSRVDLSTLDDVTLHGSAAADTTHLLAELLENATAFSAGSTRVVVTGTATLEGGYRIAIADAGIGMSAEELEEANSRIAYAALTRPDSRLLGHHVVGLLADRWSMGVVLSAGASAGIVATVTLPPSLLVEAPAGAPVEAPVEAAAAVAPVTAPVVPVAEPALVAAVAAVQAAPVVEAPVAPAAPVAAPVAAPVAHVAPVAPAAPVAPAAPVAAPAPVPAPAPAPVQESAPAVPSARVRGAQLGELGRDLGRTADTGSGPVVASLPVEVPAPAAPVVPTRVRGAQLPDTGEDAAATATTSRSAEQVRRGLSGLQSGVSRARRESAEQSSDASPESE
- a CDS encoding WhiB family transcriptional regulator: MTGGLTGLSGLTPEDPGWQELALCAQTDPEAFFPEKGGSTREAKRVCQSCEVRQECLEYALGNDERFGIWGGLSERERRRLKRRIS
- a CDS encoding roadblock/LC7 domain-containing protein, producing MSVSTVSTVSQNAQDVNFLLERFVAQTPGVEQAIGVSSDGLLMTMRADLVRADADKLAATVSGLTTLAVSASRLLSKGPLSQVITEFGSGYLLVSSIAGRACLGVVTSADCDLGLVGYETTMLVERVGSLLTPELVTELKTSLQL
- a CDS encoding DUF742 domain-containing protein, translated to MNPDEFAEFDDFDEFDRPFLGAGAPAPTTAPAAGHPEAGPAEEPGEAHDEVRAYLLTGGRTGGGTAGIAMETTAVLTPQGEQAVASGALAFEPGQVLQVCAQARSVAEVAALVGIPLGVAQVLVGDLVGRELLITTSTAKSLAFDVSFIERLINGVAAL
- the cofD gene encoding 2-phospho-L-lactate transferase, with protein sequence MTTVSDVNGPGRPLRITALAGGVGGARFLRGLLAHLAASPDPARREAQVTVVSNTADDVTFHGLRISPDLDSVMYTLGGGIDEVRGWGRAQESSGVADELAAYGAEPSWFTLGDKDIATHLVRTRMLAEGATLSEVTAHLCARWAPGVRLLPMTDDVVETHVDLADGPDGAERRVHFQEWWVRLHAAVPAVRIEAVGAEQASPAPGVLDALREADVVVLPPSNPVVSIGTVLQVPGIRRAIVETAAPVVGVSPVIAGAPVRGMADACLAAIGVPTTAAAVAGLYADFLDGWLIAAGDEAPTRPGLVVRRRPLLMSSPTATAELAGAALDLALELAGRERAA
- a CDS encoding metallopeptidase family protein yields the protein MVLRRRAQTRPRRRRDRHGRGLRGPLLPASLPAARTRAERFDDLVLDAVELLERRWAEQLAGVEFAVEDVPPSDPAPWEDDVVPLGRLFPAQGQRPARVVLYRRPLETRADGDDLDDLVADVVVEQVAHLLDLPPEDVDPRYGE
- a CDS encoding GTP-binding protein, giving the protein MSLPSDVRPSAPVAVKRPPIPVKILVSGGFGVGKTTTVGALSEIEPLSTEAAMTSASLGVDYAGEGSQKTTTTVAMDFGRVTIDDSIILYMFGTPGQDRFGFMWNDLADGALGGIVLVDPSRIDDCFVALDYFEKIGLPFVLAVNSFAGRDQLTLDQVRAAANVDPAVPVVALDARSREDVKRAVLTLLQLILSRAKAA